A stretch of the Fusarium musae strain F31 chromosome 2, whole genome shotgun sequence genome encodes the following:
- the FUB9 gene encoding Oxidase fub9 (EggNog:ENOG41~antiSMASH:Cluster_2.7) codes for MSRTNLPIQPAKMSDATSSKAQIFSIQDLKQAASDKMSQMYRDYYNGGAMDNITLASNEAAFDRYLLRPRVLRNVSNIDMTTTLWGTKAALPLGVSPSAMHRLAHADGEVGTSKACAARHVPMILSALSNDTLEDVSGQSSDGSTPYAIQVSPFKNRQITTNLLNRAKAAGYKAVVLTVDAPMFGRRLDDLRNGFSVPPGFSFPNLSAQTQSGSSGLGGGIPDLSFDTGATWEEKIAWMKSQTDLELWVKGVTSPLDAQIAIEQGVDGIIISNHGGRQLDTTPATIDILREIAPVAKGKTRIAIDGGFRRGSDIFKAVALGADFVFVGRIAIWGLAYDGSNGVGLALDLLINEFKLCMGLAGCSKISDITPAHLSLLNAKGVLEGVY; via the exons ATGTCTCGTACCAATCTGCCCATCCAACCCGCCAAGATGTCCGACGCCACATCCTCGAAGGCCCAAATCTTTTCCATCCAGGACCTCAAGCAGGCCGCATCGGACAAGATGTCTCAGATGTACAGAG ACTACTACAACGGCGGGGCCATGGATAACATCAC TCTGGCGAGTAATGAGGCTGCGTTTGACCGGTATTTGCTTCGTCCTCGCGTCCTCCGTAATGTTTCAAACATTGATATGACTACTACGCTCTGGGGCACCAAGGCAGCGTTGCCTCTCGGCGTTTCTCCGTCGGCGATGCATCGTCTTGCGCATGCTGATGGAGAGGTTGGAACGTCAAAGGCTTGTGCTGCGCGTCACGTACCCATGATTCTGTCAGCTCTGTCCAACGATACCCTTGAGGATGTATCTGGGCAGAGTTCGGATGGATCGACACCCTATGCTATTCAAGTTAGCCCGTTTAAGAATCGGCAGATCACCACCAACTTACTTAACCGTGCCAAAG CTGCCGGGTATAAAGCTGTCGTATTGACAGTGGATGCTCCCATGTTTGGCAGGAGGTTGGACGATCTTCGAAATGGTTTCAGTGTCCCGCCGGGATTTAGCTTTCCTAACCTGAGTGCTCAGACCCAGTCGGGTTCTAGCGGACTGGGTGGCGGCATCCCTGACCTCTCATTTG ACACCGGTGCTACGTGGGAAGAGAAGATTGCATGGATGAAGAGCCAGActgaccttgagctttgggTCAAGGGAG TTACATCTCCACTAGACGCCCAGATTGCCATTGAGCAGGGTGTTGATggtatcatcatctccaaccacGGAGGTCGACAGCTAGATACTACCCCAGCAACAATCGACATCCTACGCGAGATCGCACCTGTTGCTAAGGGCAAGACGCGCATTGCCATCGATGGTGGCTTCCGACGTGGCTCTGATATTTTCAAGGCTGTTGCGCTCGGTGCTGACTTTGTTTTTGTCGGCAGAATCGCCATCTGGGGCCTTGCT TATGATGGTTCGAACGGTGTTGGTTTGGCTCTTGACTTGCTTATCAACGAGTTCAAGCTGTGTATGGGACTTGCTGGATGCAGCAAAATTAGCGATATTACGCCGGCTCATCTGTCCCTCCTGAACGCAAAAGGCGTCTTGGAGGGTGTGTACTAG
- the FUB8 gene encoding Non-canonical non-ribosomal peptide synthetase fub8 (EggNog:ENOG41~antiSMASH:Cluster_2.7~SMCOG1002:AMP-dependent synthetase and ligase): MQKIAKQALSSLSSLAKSPANAMGSISHLPAYGHRLLPVLIDEISRDEPDRVLFYTPRNGQPSQGYDEVTTKIFANAIDRLCGWLDSQLESPTVSKTIAYIGQNDLRYFIIMIASTKLGHRLLLSSPRNSVEGHVSLIKQSGCEFWIASSGLDHHGFLQDLHIPSVEAPELSELLDPTLAKPYIYQKSWHEGKSDVLALLHTSGSTGLPKLVPVYLETAATVDGFHLMEPTDGKRPTGVEWTGTRQLCAMPLFHVAGICLGLYSAVFFNWTVVLPSVGPIMQHVIEDALDHISLDSAFISPSVLQDISKSSRVLEKLSKLKFITSAGGPIPQSVGDLIHPRVPVMQTMGMTEGQWLASVVMHPDEWAYYYFHPRTGVEMRPYSEDLYELVFVQNPKLSATQPVFKTFPDLDIWETKDLYSRHPKHPDLWKYEMRRDDLIILSNGEKFNPLAAEGKLISHPWIAAAYLTGRGRFQTAALIYPDDSSFNNSDDTIIDNIWPTFEEVNKSLPAFAQIHRDFVKIVRTPFPRTPKGTLARNETEKSFNADINAIYDRYTHGKPSVHINGTTEDVVRSGIREAIETVSGLVDLKDDDNIFTRGFDSLHVIRLAGLLSSAFYQPLEVEPGTIYNNPTISQLSHSVWTHLEHGPQDRIHHSEVTLEMLAKYTQAFEPPRESKEHIVLTGTTGEIGSYLLDDICKNDKVAKVWCLNRSVDAFQRQVDSAKSKGLSSNWQSKAKFVRYDVTSENLGLSQDDLEEIKNEATAIIHNAWEVNFNLPLSSFDPQFVGLQSLVDVCRATRHKIRFFFVSSISAAMNWPSDLLGPVPEASISRFDAPINGYGSSKLVAEHLLSKAARSGVLSLSVLRVGQVAGPVRALGEGSIWTRRDWVPAIIDASVHLRALPLDLGSASILDWIPIDLLAEVIGQLVLPVNSVVGQENYYNLLNPRTPSWIDTLPGLKAHLEASFSEKFEIIPLQEWISCMRGAEKTIVKEVSEGSSETARRAQSGLKLLAFFETLASETDGSRGLEWSKANALAQSSILARMEPVSSAWFDTWLTQWGY; this comes from the exons TTTCTACACTCCCCGCAATGGACAACCCTCGCAGGGATATGATGaagtcaccaccaagatcttTGCTAACGCTATCGACCGACTTTGCGGGTGGCTCGACTCCCAACTTGAATCGCCAACGGTATCTAAAACAATTGCCTATATTGGCCAGA ATGACCTGAGAtatttcatcatcatgattgcTTCCACAAAACTGGGGCATAGA CTGTTACTCTCATCACCACGCAACAGTGTCGAAGGACACGTATCCCTGATCAAACAGTCTGGCTGCGAGTTCTGGATCGCTTCATCTGGCCTGGACCACCATGGATTCCTCCAAGACCTCCATATTCCCAGTGTTGAGGCCCCTGAATTATCCGAACTCCTTGACCCAACACTCGCCAAACCTTATATTTACCAGAAATCATGGCACGAAGGAAAGTCTGACGTTCTTGCACTGCTTCATACCTCAGGCTCTACCGGCCTGCCTAAGTTGGTACCAGTCTATCTTGAGACTGCTGCGACTGTTGATGGCTTTCACCTCATGGAGCCTACGGATGGAAAAAGACCAACTGGTGTCGAGTGGACTGGTACAAGACAGTTGTGCGCCATGCCTCTCTTCCAT GTTGCTGGTATATGTCTCGGTCTGTACTCAgccgtcttcttcaactggaCCGTTGTCCTCCCGTCTGTAGGACCGATCATGCAGCATGTTATCGAAGACGCGCTTGACCATATCTCACTTGACTCAGCCTTTATCTCGCCTAGTGTCCTACAGGATATCTCCAAGTCTTCCCGCGtacttgagaagctctcaaAGCTAAAGTTCATCACATCGGCTGGAGGACCTATTCCTCAGTCTGTCGGCGACTTGATTCATCCGCGTGTTCCCGTCATGCAAACCATGGGCATGACAGAGGGGCAGTGGCTTGCGTCCGTTGTCATGCATCCTGATGAGTGGGCTTACTACTATTTCCATCCACGGACAGGTGTTGAGATGCGTCCTTACTCTGAAGACCTATATGAGCTGGTGTTTGTTCAAAACCCTAAGCTTTCGGCTACCCAACCTGTCTTCAAGACGTTTCCTGATCTTGATATCTGGGAGACAAAGGACTTGTACTCACGACACCCGAAGCATCCTGATCTTTGGAAGTACGAGATGAGACGTGATGATCTAATCATCCTCTCCAATGGAGAGAAGTTCAACCCTCTTGCTGCTGAAGGAAAACTCATCAGCCATCCATGGATCGCTGCCGCTTACCTTACTGGCCGTGGTCGGTTCCAAACAGCTGCTCTTATATACCCCGACGatagcagcttcaacaactcAGACGACACGATCATCGACAATATCTGGCCAACGTTTGAAGAAGTCAACAAGTCTCTTCCCGCGTTCGCTCAGATTCATCGTGACTTTGTCAAGATCGTTCGAACTCCATTTCCTCGTACTCCCAAGGGCACACTCGCTCGAAATGAGACAGAAAAATCATTCAATGCCGACATCAACGCTATCTACGACAGGTATACTCATGGTAAGCCTTCTGTTCACATCAACGGGACAACGGAAGATGTAGTCCGTTCCGGTATTCGAGAGGCAATTGAGACCGTGTCTGGATTGGTCGACCTCAAGGACGATGACAACATTTTCACCAGAGGTTTCGACTCGCTTCATGTCATCCGACTAGCCGGACTTCTCAGTTCTGCCTTTTACCAGCCACTTGAAGTAGAACCGGGTACTATTTACAACAACCCAACAATCTCGCAGCTTTCTCATTCTGTTTGGACCCATCTCGAACATGGACCCCAAGACAGGATCCATCACAGCGAAGTTACTCTGGAGATGCTTGCCAAGTACACCCAGGCTTTCGAGCCACCTCGCGAGTCGAAGGAGCACATCGTTCTCACAGGTACAACTGGAGAGATCGGTTCGTATCTGCTTGATGATATATGTAAAAACGACAAGGTCGCCAAGGTTTGGTGCTTGAACCGTAGTGTCGACGCCTTCCAACGCCAAGTAGACTCGGCCAAGTCCAAGGGTCTTTCATCGAACTGGCAAAGCAAGGCCAAGTTTGTTCGTTATGATGTGACCTCAGAGAACCTCGGCTTGAGTCAAGATGACcttgaggagatcaagaatgAAGCCACTGCTATCATAC ATAACGCTTGGGAGGTCAACTTTAATTTGCCTCTCTCTTCATTTGATCCTCAATTCGTAGGTCTCCAGAGTCTTGTCGACGTGTGCCGAGCGACTCGTCACAAGAtccgcttcttcttcgtatCGTCTATCAGCGCTGCCATGAACTGGCCATCTGACCTCCTGGGCCCCGTACCAGAAGCAAGCATTTCCCGATTTGATGCACCGATCAACGGGTATGGTTCATCTAAGCTTGTGGCCGAGCATTTACTCAGTAAGGCTGCGCGATCTGGTGTCTTAAGTCTCTCAGTTCTACGAGTTGGCCAAGTCGCTGGTCCGGTCAGGGCTCTTGGTGAGGGTAGCATTTGGACTCGACGAGATTGGGTTCCGGCT ATCATCGATGCTTCCGTCCATCTACGAGCTCTGCCATTAGATCTTGGCTCTGCAAGCATTCTAGACTGGATCCCCATTGATCTCCTCGCAGAAGTCATTGGGCAACTCGTGCTTCCCGTGAACTCAGTCGTGGGACAAGAGAACTATTACAATCTACTGAACCCCCGAACACCCAGCTGGATAGATACTCTACCTGGCCTCAAAGCTCATCTTGAGGCTTCGTTCTCAGAGAAGTTTGAGATTATTCCTCTACAAGAATGGATTAGCTGTATGCGTGGTGCAGAAAAGACTATCGTGAAGGAGGTCAGTGAAGGTTCATCGGAGACTGCGAGGAGGGCTCAAAGTGGTCTTAAGTTATTGGCCTTCTTTGAGACGCTGGCTTCAGAAACAGACGGATCTCGAGGTCTTGAATGGTCCAAGGCAAACGCATTGGCACAGAGCTCTATCTTGGCTCGCATGGAGCCGGTATCATCAGCCTGGTTTGACACTTGGTTGACACAATGGGGATATTGA
- the FUB10 gene encoding Fusaric acid cluster transcription factor fub10 (antiSMASH:Cluster_2.7), whose product MAGDFSNRAPWKRSACDRCRAQKLRCHRDSGHSTDACLRCLKSGIECVTSKARPTGRPPSRQVQPTVVVEQGDTSSSSHTTDSSPSAGGTDMSNMMNFEYDLSLDNILDSIGMQHPDFMVNDNILVDISPLSSSQSTGQHSVTQAQTVDPSTIQSTASYQFNGLPSTSSMDSALPIRSDHVELLLSRLHSKLSAQLYSIRSSPWDVKGTLNLSLAHQGIGQDFENCESHPLVQVSQACTELERLLSGLRVLASAEHTPSSFSYTPAVPPRLRTTQLLIALSCYIQIVSIYGIIFSKVFDYLLSTSKTSNGSHQSPPLTLYIGGLPIPPNETLSGNLLVHLIEHQLHQIEQLMGLPEHYRVSSRAKDTKDGELGLFGSQHSQSLLNAAIQLGEDRDGNHDDIRCVRALKVVMRQIKDF is encoded by the coding sequence ATGGCTGGCGACTTTTCCAACAGAGCACCTTGGAAGCGTTCGGCATGTGATCGCTGCCGCGCACAGAAGCTGCGATGTCACCGAGATTCAGGCCACTCAACAGACGCATGTCTTAGATGCCTCAAATCTGGCATTGAATGTGTCACTAGCAAAGCACGTCCAACAGGTCGTCCCCCCTCAAGACAGGTGCAGCCCACCGTTGTAGTTGAGCAAGGTGATACCAGCTCGTCGTCACACACCACAGACTCGTCACCCTCGGCGGGCGGCACAGATATGAGCAACATGATGAACTTTGAGTATGATTTGTCGCTAGACAACATCTTGGACAGCATTGGGATGCAACACCCCGATTTCATGGTCAATGATAATATCCTCGTCGACATTTCCCCCCTGTCGTCGTCTCAATCGACGGGCCAACACAGCGTTACACAGGCACAGACAGTGGACCCCAGCACCATCCAATCCACAGCGTCGTACCAATTCAACGGCCTACCGAGTACCAGTTCCATGGACTCTGCCTTACCCATAAGAAGCGATCATGTCGAGCTGCTTCTGTCAAGGCTGCATTCCAAGTTGTCTGCCCAGCTCTACTCCATCAGATCGTCCCCATGGGATGTAAAGGGTACCCTGAACCTTTCCTTGGCCCATCAGGGTATTGGTCAAGATTTTGAAAACTGCGAGTCCCATCCTCTGGTCCAAGTATCACAAGCTTGCACTGAGCTCGAGAGGCTCTTGTCTGGCCTTCGCGTCCTCGCGTCTGCTGAACATACGCCCTCATCGTTTTCATACACGCCAGCTGTGCCACCGCGATTACGCACAACGCAGCTCCTCATTGCACTTTCGTGCTACATACAAATTGTTTCAATCTATGGTATCATATTCTCAAAAGTATTCGACTACCTCCTCAGCACCTCCAAGACGTCAAATGGCTCACATCAGTCACCCCCATTAACTCTCTACATCGGAGGTCTTCCTATTCCTCCCAATGAAACATTATCCGGAAATCTGCTCGTTCACCTCATCGAGCATCAGCTTCACCAAATTGAACAGCTCATGGGCTTGCCGGAGCATTACAGAGTATCCTCTAGAGCTAAAGACACTAAAGATGGAGAATTGGGGTTATTTGGGAGTCAGCACAGTCAGTCTCTGCTTAACGCAGCCATACAGCTTGGAGAAGATAGAGACGGGAACCATGACGACATAAGATGCGTCCGGGCATTAAAGGTAGTGATGCGCCAGATTAAAGATTTTTAG